The following coding sequences lie in one Patescibacteria group bacterium genomic window:
- a CDS encoding O-antigen ligase family protein: MSLEILSFLLLIPLAGLTWFNWPKAVAGLLFFLPAYLIKVEIFSLPINWLEAAVIILFAIALFKGYGLSLVKFLIDKKYRSWLVIILLWLLAAVLGVWLAKDSRLALGILKGWFIVPFMWLWLAGFTVKSGQKLGWGRLAAKALVANGFITALISLLLCLWLGGRSGGWYNSPNVLAMYLLPIFWLSVWQLFYGKDFYWSGRWNNLVGAMVGVVILVAIILTGSYSALASLVITAALWGIVKKYSQSRIKVILVALVFLLGLVVPVFVTVNNNWPWFSHSNNLYGLTSGQIRQVFWREALVVIKQRPLWGIGLGGWQPLFKQDIQPGLPENKQPGYSIEFHYASLFPHNLYLTVWLFQGIFGLGLLLWLFLKIADSQSNLAWLMLFPWLLYSIVDTPLYKNDYAFLFVFILLIAWAWEADELTATYS; this comes from the coding sequence ATGTCTTTAGAAATTTTATCATTTTTATTATTAATTCCTCTAGCCGGTCTAACTTGGTTTAACTGGCCAAAGGCGGTGGCCGGATTGTTATTTTTTTTGCCAGCCTATCTTATTAAGGTTGAAATATTTTCTTTGCCAATTAACTGGTTAGAGGCGGCTGTGATAATACTTTTTGCTATAGCCTTGTTTAAGGGGTATGGTTTATCTTTGGTAAAATTTTTAATAGATAAAAAATATCGTTCCTGGTTAGTAATTATTTTGCTGTGGTTGCTGGCGGCGGTTTTAGGAGTTTGGTTGGCTAAGGATTCAAGGCTAGCTTTGGGTATTCTTAAGGGTTGGTTTATAGTGCCTTTTATGTGGCTGTGGTTGGCTGGTTTTACTGTTAAGTCGGGCCAAAAATTAGGTTGGGGGCGTTTAGCAGCTAAAGCCTTGGTAGCCAACGGTTTTATTACGGCTTTGATTAGTTTATTGTTGTGTTTGTGGTTAGGCGGCCGGTCTGGTGGCTGGTATAATTCACCCAATGTTTTGGCTATGTATCTTTTGCCGATTTTTTGGTTGAGTGTTTGGCAATTATTTTATGGTAAAGATTTTTACTGGTCGGGTCGGTGGAATAATTTGGTGGGGGCTATGGTTGGAGTAGTAATTTTGGTAGCTATAATATTAACCGGTTCATACAGTGCTTTAGCTAGTTTAGTTATAACAGCTGCCTTGTGGGGTATTGTTAAAAAATATTCTCAGAGTAGAATTAAAGTAATACTGGTAGCTTTAGTTTTTTTATTGGGTTTAGTTGTGCCGGTTTTTGTAACAGTTAATAATAATTGGCCTTGGTTTAGTCATTCTAATAATCTTTATGGTTTAACTTCCGGTCAAATTAGACAAGTTTTTTGGCGCGAAGCCTTAGTGGTAATAAAACAGCGGCCTTTATGGGGAATTGGTTTGGGCGGCTGGCAACCATTATTCAAACAAGACATTCAACCTGGTTTACCCGAGAATAAACAACCTGGTTATAGTATAGAGTTTCATTATGCCAGTTTATTTCCTCATAATTTATATTTAACGGTTTGGTTGTTTCAGGGAATTTTTGGTTTAGGGTTGTTACTGTGGTTGTTTTTAAAAATTGCTGACAGTCAATCCAATTTAGCTTGGCTGATGTTGTTTCCTTGGCTTTTGTATTCAATAGTAGATACACCTCTTTATAAAAATGATTATGCTTTTTTATTTGTTTTTATATTATTAATTGCTTGGGCTTGGGAGGCTGATGAATTAACAGCAACTTATTCATAA
- the frr gene encoding ribosome recycling factor, giving the protein MSLSVSNYLIDFDKVVEHFKQELKLIRSGRAMPTLVENIKVEAYGTLTPLIELASISAPEPKLIVIQPWDKSIIKEVERSLQSANLGASPVIDGAIIRLNFPPLNEERRREIVKLLNGKLEEAKVGVRNTREQVLKDFKAAKTEGTATEDDWFLAQKELQKTVDDYNDKLKNLSADKEKEVMTI; this is encoded by the coding sequence ATGTCGTTATCAGTTAGTAATTATTTGATAGATTTTGATAAGGTAGTAGAACATTTTAAACAGGAATTAAAATTAATAAGATCGGGCCGAGCTATGCCGACTTTGGTAGAAAATATTAAAGTGGAAGCTTATGGAACTTTGACCCCTTTAATAGAATTAGCTTCTATTTCCGCGCCGGAACCTAAATTAATAGTTATACAACCTTGGGATAAAAGTATTATAAAAGAAGTTGAGAGAAGTTTGCAGTCGGCTAATTTGGGAGCCTCGCCGGTAATTGATGGAGCAATAATTAGACTTAATTTTCCACCACTTAATGAAGAAAGGCGCCGGGAAATTGTTAAGTTATTAAATGGTAAATTAGAAGAGGCTAAGGTTGGTGTACGCAATACTCGGGAACAGGTTTTAAAAGATTTTAAAGCAGCCAAGACTGAAGGTACAGCCACGGAGGATGATTGGTTCCTCGCCCAAAAAGAATTACAAAAAACTGTTGATGATTATAATGATAAATTAAAAAATTTATCAGCCGACAAAGAAAAGGAAGTAATGACTATTTAA
- a CDS encoding glycosyltransferase family 2 protein: MFNKQAAPALTISLVTHNGQRWLPYCLAAVANQIYQDFFFLIIDNGSLDNTVAIIKDFLIKNPEFKNRSRLIQHKNNIGFARAHNQAIAWTDSKYILLLNQDVKLSKFYLATLIKQMAKQPTVAAASGKLIRWVLSAAEGGLEASTTLGAEYLDSAGLVIKKTRRVMERGGGQPDTGQYDKASLVFGISGAAPIYKRSALLAVASDWEILDEDFFSYKEDVDLAWRLQRAGYEAFYLPEAVAYHDRSLVLSDSWRNYRLTRRQRAPVWRIYSWSNHLFVLLKNDGWFNLLRDLPWWLGYELAKFFYMLLFEPILLKKAVSRFFYLLPTILRKRKILRQSWQRPSGQLRRWWLK, from the coding sequence ATGTTTAATAAACAAGCAGCACCTGCTTTAACAATTAGTTTAGTAACTCATAATGGGCAGCGTTGGTTACCTTATTGCTTAGCGGCCGTAGCTAATCAGATTTATCAAGATTTCTTTTTTTTAATTATTGATAATGGCTCTTTGGATAATACTGTAGCTATAATTAAAGATTTTTTAATAAAGAATCCCGAATTTAAAAACCGATCTCGTTTGATACAACACAAAAATAATATTGGTTTTGCTCGAGCTCATAACCAAGCCATTGCTTGGACCGACAGTAAATATATTTTGCTTTTGAATCAGGATGTTAAATTATCTAAATTTTATTTAGCCACTCTTATTAAACAAATGGCTAAACAGCCGACTGTGGCGGCGGCCAGTGGCAAGTTGATTCGTTGGGTTTTATCAGCCGCTGAAGGTGGTTTGGAAGCTTCAACCACTTTAGGGGCTGAATATTTGGATTCAGCTGGTTTGGTAATTAAAAAAACCAGGCGGGTTATGGAGCGGGGCGGTGGCCAGCCAGACACAGGTCAGTATGATAAGGCTAGTTTAGTTTTTGGTATTAGCGGGGCAGCGCCTATTTATAAACGGTCGGCTTTATTGGCGGTGGCCAGTGATTGGGAAATTTTGGATGAAGATTTTTTTTCTTATAAAGAAGATGTTGATTTGGCTTGGCGTTTACAACGAGCTGGTTATGAGGCTTTTTATTTGCCCGAGGCCGTGGCTTACCATGATCGTTCTTTGGTGTTAAGTGATTCTTGGCGTAATTATCGTTTAACTAGGCGACAGCGCGCTCCGGTTTGGCGTATTTATTCTTGGTCTAATCATTTGTTTGTTTTGTTAAAGAATGATGGTTGGTTTAATCTTTTAAGAGATTTACCTTGGTGGTTGGGCTATGAATTAGCTAAATTTTTTTATATGTTGCTGTTTGAGCCTATTTTATTAAAAAAAGCTGTCAGTAGATTTTTTTATTTATTGCCAACCATACTTAGAAAAAGAAAAATTTTACGCCAGAGTTGGCAAAGACCTTCTGGCCAGTTGAGACGTTGGTGGTTAAAATAA
- a CDS encoding glycosyltransferase, which translates to MKNDRIDVVMFNMSRYADWQTGVENRNFHVLHTLLTDARVRKIVAIDYLPFTFKRAVKQWWQDIMFGSLGGKVLSRGLWHKLTALDNKSITTTGYGSAEAEQSEVSYKLFVYSDVSSFWSEKFFLKRLHKQLERLDLKNVVLWSYLPTMVGMYGTSSEICSVFDAVDNWLEHSAYQGYLDRLKINYQIIRYKADLIFTTSPLLVDFFDRAKGCLFVPNGVNVDRINKPLKLVGRDILDLPRPIIGYVGVIQQDRIDIDLIEYVAKQHPSKSLVFIGPVWASLKSIIKARLLPLPNVYFFGYKSSLEMPAYLREFDVAIMPHLVNDFIRSTNPMKIYEYLAAGKPIVATPAEGLNNFKEYIYSAPTPLEFSQAINQAIKENNPELVEKRRAVAAMNTWQNRVDSMMEKIINCLPE; encoded by the coding sequence ATGAAAAATGACAGAATAGATGTAGTCATGTTTAATATGTCCAGATATGCTGATTGGCAGACTGGTGTGGAGAATCGAAATTTTCATGTTTTGCATACCTTATTGACTGATGCTCGGGTAAGAAAAATAGTGGCTATTGATTATTTACCTTTTACTTTTAAAAGGGCCGTGAAACAGTGGTGGCAGGATATTATGTTTGGGTCTTTAGGGGGTAAAGTTTTGTCTCGAGGTTTGTGGCACAAATTAACAGCTCTTGATAATAAATCAATCACCACTACTGGCTATGGTTCAGCGGAGGCCGAACAATCAGAAGTGTCTTATAAGTTATTTGTTTACAGCGATGTTAGTTCTTTTTGGTCAGAGAAATTTTTTTTAAAAAGGTTACATAAACAATTAGAACGTTTAGATTTAAAAAATGTTGTTTTGTGGTCTTATTTGCCGACTATGGTGGGTATGTATGGTACCAGTTCAGAAATTTGTTCGGTTTTTGACGCTGTAGATAATTGGTTGGAGCATTCTGCTTATCAAGGTTATTTGGACAGACTCAAGATAAATTATCAGATTATTAGATATAAAGCGGACTTAATTTTTACTACCTCTCCCTTATTAGTAGATTTTTTTGACCGAGCTAAGGGTTGTTTATTTGTACCTAATGGAGTTAATGTCGACAGAATAAACAAACCACTTAAATTAGTCGGTCGTGATATATTGGATTTACCTAGGCCGATAATTGGTTATGTCGGTGTTATTCAACAAGATAGGATAGATATTGATTTGATAGAATATGTGGCTAAACAACATCCTAGCAAGTCTTTGGTTTTTATTGGTCCGGTTTGGGCTAGTCTGAAATCAATTATTAAAGCCAGGTTATTACCTCTGCCTAATGTATATTTTTTTGGTTATAAATCAAGTTTAGAAATGCCGGCTTATTTGCGGGAATTTGATGTGGCTATTATGCCTCATTTGGTTAATGATTTTATTCGTTCGACTAATCCGATGAAAATTTACGAATATTTGGCAGCTGGTAAACCTATCGTGGCTACGCCGGCTGAAGGTTTGAATAATTTTAAGGAATATATTTATTCAGCCCCCACGCCTTTAGAATTCAGTCAGGCTATTAATCAAGCTATTAAAGAAAATAATCCTGAGTTAGTTGAAAAAAGGCGGGCGGTGGCGGCAATGAATACTTGGCAGAATCGTGTGGATAGCATGATGGAAAAAATAATTAATTGTTTGCCTGAGTAA
- the rseP gene encoding RIP metalloprotease RseP has product MLITIIAVIGLFALLVLAHEWGHYIAARRLGVKVTEFGFGFPPRLWAYRDKARQMDWSINLLPLGGFVRIKGEGGDFREEVDSFSNQPAWRRIIILVAGVAMNIILAYGLLTAGLMIGLPTALEQTDLTSARDIKVQIVSVEPNSAAAQAGLRPGDAILRVGDTLVTQTAQVTDYVASHSNSSFEIFYQRGDQEKLVSIQPQVLDQAVGRPVLGVSLLTTGTVAYPWYQALWRGGQATYYLTREIVFGFGRLLHDLFLGGRVPADIAGPVGIAVLTGQVVDLGWIYLLQFAALLSINLAIINIFPFPALDGGRLLFVLIEKIRRKANDQKIEMIVHNLGFMLLMLLVIVITYRDVMKFGGGILKSLGSFWGA; this is encoded by the coding sequence ATGTTGATTACAATTATCGCCGTTATTGGTTTGTTTGCTTTATTGGTTTTGGCACATGAGTGGGGGCATTATATAGCGGCTCGGCGCTTAGGTGTTAAAGTTACCGAGTTTGGTTTTGGTTTTCCGCCTCGTCTGTGGGCTTACCGGGACAAGGCTCGGCAAATGGACTGGTCTATAAATTTATTGCCTTTGGGTGGTTTTGTACGCATCAAAGGGGAAGGTGGTGATTTTCGCGAAGAAGTTGATAGTTTTTCTAATCAACCAGCTTGGCGGAGGATAATTATTTTGGTGGCTGGTGTGGCAATGAATATAATTTTAGCTTATGGGTTGTTAACAGCCGGTTTGATGATTGGCTTACCAACTGCTTTAGAACAAACAGATTTAACCAGTGCTCGGGATATTAAAGTACAAATTGTTTCCGTAGAGCCCAATTCAGCGGCTGCTCAAGCTGGTTTACGGCCTGGTGACGCCATTTTACGTGTAGGAGATACTTTGGTAACCCAAACAGCCCAGGTGACGGATTACGTGGCTTCTCATAGCAATAGTTCTTTTGAGATTTTTTATCAAAGAGGCGATCAGGAAAAATTAGTATCCATCCAGCCCCAGGTTTTGGATCAAGCGGTTGGTCGGCCGGTTTTGGGCGTTAGCTTGCTGACGACTGGTACGGTGGCTTATCCGTGGTACCAGGCTTTGTGGCGGGGCGGACAGGCTACTTATTATTTAACTAGGGAAATAGTTTTTGGTTTTGGGCGATTATTACACGATTTGTTTTTGGGTGGTCGGGTGCCAGCCGATATTGCTGGACCAGTCGGCATAGCGGTTTTAACCGGTCAGGTAGTGGATTTGGGTTGGATTTATTTACTACAATTTGCTGCTTTGTTATCTATCAACCTGGCTATTATTAATATATTTCCTTTTCCAGCTTTGGATGGCGGTCGTTTGTTGTTTGTTTTAATAGAAAAAATTCGTCGTAAAGCTAATGACCAAAAAATAGAAATGATCGTACATAACTTAGGTTTTATGTTACTAATGTTGTTGGTGATAGTTATTACTTATCGTGATGTAATGAAATTTGGCGGTGGTATTTTAAAATCTTTAGGTAGTTTTTGGGGGGCTTAG
- a CDS encoding glycosyltransferase family 2 protein has product MNNSYTVIIISWNVRELLRRCLVSLQPWSKQVQVIVVDNNSQDNSVSMVSREFSWVELISLQENKGFAVANNLAVLKARGDYLVLLNPDTYIAQDFFNRLDDFWQVYPLAAVVGGQIRNEDGSIQPSVRKFPTVWSQLVVLLKLSRWLPGLLSDYLCANFDYNKPSVVDQVMGACFICSKQTWQVTGGFDVNFFVWFEEVDFCRRLKEVNHLTRYEPTIKVWHSQKASFSQLDFLTRHKMFSRSLLYYSRKYFNFWSNWLLVVASFLGYLLAYAGKFFYRQK; this is encoded by the coding sequence ATGAACAATTCTTATACCGTAATTATAATCTCTTGGAATGTTCGGGAGTTACTGAGGCGCTGTTTAGTTTCTTTACAACCTTGGTCTAAACAAGTGCAGGTAATAGTGGTTGATAATAATTCCCAAGATAATAGTGTTTCTATGGTTAGCCGGGAGTTTTCTTGGGTGGAATTAATATCCTTACAAGAGAATAAAGGCTTTGCGGTAGCTAATAATTTAGCGGTTCTAAAGGCTCGGGGAGATTATTTGGTTTTGCTTAATCCTGATACTTATATTGCTCAGGATTTTTTTAATCGTTTAGATGATTTTTGGCAAGTTTACCCACTAGCAGCTGTAGTTGGTGGACAAATAAGGAACGAAGATGGTTCTATACAGCCTTCGGTTAGAAAATTTCCCACTGTTTGGTCCCAGTTAGTTGTTTTATTAAAATTAAGTCGTTGGTTGCCTGGTTTATTGTCGGATTATTTATGTGCCAATTTTGATTATAATAAGCCGTCGGTGGTCGACCAGGTTATGGGTGCTTGTTTTATTTGTTCTAAACAAACTTGGCAAGTTACCGGTGGTTTCGATGTTAATTTTTTTGTTTGGTTTGAAGAAGTGGATTTTTGTCGACGTTTAAAAGAAGTAAACCATCTTACACGTTACGAGCCAACCATTAAGGTTTGGCATAGTCAAAAAGCCAGTTTCAGTCAGCTTGATTTTTTAACTAGACATAAAATGTTTAGTCGTAGTTTGCTTTATTATTCACGTAAGTATTTTAATTTTTGGTCTAACTGGTTACTTGTGGTAGCTTCTTTTTTGGGTTATCTTTTAGCTTATGCTGGAAAATTTTTTTACCGACAAAAATAA
- a CDS encoding rod shape-determining protein, with the protein MFVKKIGIDLGTAYCLVHVPARGIVINEPSVVAIATADRSVLAVGEEAKEMLGRTPDTIVALRPLKDGVIADYHTTEAMLRYFINKALGGIRFFKPEVMIAVPAGITSTERRAVIDATMAAGAKAAYIIKEPIAAAIGANIPIGSASGHMIVDMGGGTSEVAVISLGGIVANTSVRIGGNKLDSAIADFIRKKYGLAVGEQTAEDVKIRIGSALYLEDKLTMDVRGRDMVSGLPRTVAITSDDVTEAIQNELEGIIHALKSVLQITPPELSADVIDKGMVLSGGTALLRNIDKLFAQATGVSAYVADEPLLCVAKGTGVALDNLESYKRSILSTK; encoded by the coding sequence ATGTTTGTTAAAAAAATTGGTATAGATTTGGGTACAGCTTATTGTTTGGTGCACGTGCCAGCCAGAGGCATAGTTATTAATGAACCATCGGTGGTGGCTATTGCTACGGCCGATCGGAGTGTTTTGGCAGTTGGCGAAGAAGCTAAAGAAATGCTTGGTCGAACACCAGATACTATTGTGGCTTTACGTCCTTTAAAAGATGGGGTGATTGCCGATTATCATACAACCGAAGCCATGTTAAGGTATTTTATAAATAAAGCTTTAGGTGGTATACGGTTTTTTAAACCCGAAGTTATGATTGCGGTACCAGCCGGTATAACTTCAACTGAACGTCGGGCGGTTATCGACGCTACTATGGCCGCTGGAGCTAAGGCTGCTTATATTATAAAAGAACCGATTGCGGCGGCTATTGGAGCTAATATTCCCATTGGCTCGGCTTCTGGGCACATGATAGTGGATATGGGTGGAGGAACCAGTGAAGTGGCGGTAATTTCTTTGGGTGGTATTGTGGCTAATACTTCGGTTAGGATTGGCGGTAATAAATTGGATTCGGCTATAGCTGATTTTATTCGTAAAAAATATGGTTTAGCTGTAGGTGAACAAACAGCAGAAGATGTTAAAATTCGTATTGGTTCGGCTTTATATTTGGAAGATAAATTAACTATGGACGTACGTGGTCGGGATATGGTTTCTGGGTTGCCACGAACTGTGGCTATAACTTCGGATGATGTTACTGAGGCTATTCAGAATGAATTAGAAGGTATAATTCACGCTCTTAAATCAGTTTTGCAAATAACGCCACCGGAGTTGTCGGCTGACGTTATAGATAAAGGTATGGTTTTGTCTGGTGGTACAGCCTTATTAAGGAATATTGATAAACTTTTTGCCCAAGCCACTGGCGTTTCAGCCTATGTGGCAGATGAGCCTTTGTTATGCGTAGCTAAGGGTACAGGTGTAGCTTTGGATAATTTGGAATCTTATAAGAGGAGTATCTTGTCGACTAAATAA
- a CDS encoding glycosyltransferase family 2 protein yields the protein MDLSIIILNYKTGGLVRQCLRGVIEAELKLDYEILLVDNHSQDDSLSWVQDNYPTVRTISLPVNRGYSAGNNEGIRRAKGKYLLILNPDVTIFAGSLERLVAFMENNPTVGLAGPRLNNPDGSLQYSAYSFPNFWLPLIRRTWLRHLGWFKPLLRKYQLMDWSHQDNQPVDWLLGACLIARAAAVEQVGLLDERFFLYVEDTDWCRRFWQKGWQVYYAADVELVHFHERLSAQANFGALFKKITWIHIASWFKYFFKWRMRYQDKLDRF from the coding sequence ATGGATCTTTCAATAATTATTTTAAATTACAAAACTGGTGGCTTGGTTCGTCAGTGTTTAAGGGGTGTAATTGAGGCGGAGCTAAAATTAGATTATGAAATTTTATTAGTGGATAATCACTCTCAAGATGATAGTTTGTCTTGGGTACAGGATAATTATCCAACGGTTAGAACAATAAGTTTACCTGTTAATCGGGGATATTCAGCTGGTAATAATGAGGGTATTAGGCGAGCCAAAGGAAAATATTTGCTCATTTTAAATCCAGATGTCACTATTTTTGCCGGCAGTTTAGAAAGGTTGGTAGCTTTTATGGAAAATAATCCAACAGTCGGTTTAGCTGGGCCAAGATTAAACAATCCCGATGGTAGTTTGCAGTATTCCGCTTATAGTTTTCCTAATTTTTGGTTACCTTTAATCAGACGAACCTGGTTGCGGCATTTGGGTTGGTTTAAACCCTTATTAAGGAAATATCAGTTAATGGATTGGTCTCATCAGGATAATCAGCCGGTTGATTGGTTATTAGGGGCTTGTTTAATTGCTCGAGCAGCCGCTGTGGAGCAAGTGGGTCTGCTTGATGAAAGATTTTTTCTTTATGTGGAAGACACGGATTGGTGCCGACGTTTTTGGCAAAAAGGTTGGCAGGTTTATTATGCAGCTGATGTGGAGTTAGTTCATTTTCATGAACGTTTATCAGCGCAGGCTAATTTTGGCGCTCTTTTTAAAAAAATAACTTGGATTCATATAGCTTCCTGGTTTAAGTATTTTTTTAAATGGAGGATGAGATATCAAGACAAATTAGACAGATTTTAA